The region CGGTACTCGTCGACTGTGAGGTTCGGCTGCCCGGTCAGGAGGTTGAGGGCGTACCCGGGTAGCCGCGCGGCGTCCACCTCGGTGGTGGCGAGCAGGTCTTCCCGCTTGGCGATGGTGGCGTCGAGGTCCGCCTGTTCGATCCGGCCGACCCGCATCTTCGCGAGTACGTCGATGAAGCCGCCGAGCACGGCGTCCTGCTTCTCCGCCAGCGCGTCGGCGAGGGCCCGCAGGGTGGCGTACCCGTCGCCGCGCGGCTCGTACCCGGTGGTGGTGGTGTAGGACAGGCCGGCGTCCTGGCGCAGCGACCGGTACAGCTCGCGTTCCAGCACCCCGGCGAAGGTGCTGGCGGCGGTGCTGCGGCGTACCACCGAGTCGAGCACCACGGCGCGGGTGCCGCTGACGAAGTACGCGGGGGTGGTCGGCAGCGCCGACGACGCCACCGGAACCGGTTGCCGGACGCCGCCGGGCAGGGTGAGCCGTAGTCCGGCGGGCACCCGGTCACCGGCGATCCAGAGCACGGCGTTCTCCCGGGTGAACCAGCGGGCCGTCCACTGCCGCAGGTCGTCGGCGGTGAGCGCGCCCAGGCCCCATTCCGGGTAGCTGCTCAGGCCGAAGTCGCGGGCGCCGTAGCGCCACAGCGGGATGTCGTCGACGGCGGCGGAGCCTCGGCTGCTCCATTCGGTACGCAGGATCTCCTTCTCGACGTCGAGCCGCGCGACCGGCAGGTCGGACAGGTGCCCGCAGACGGCGGTGAGGAACGCCGCGATGTCCGACTCGGAGCCCTGGGTGTGGAACGTGGTGAACGCGGGGGCGGTCGCGCCGTTCACGTGGTAGTCGGCCAGCCCGAGTCGGGCGAGCGCGAGGTGTTCGATGAGGTGGGTGACGCCGGAGCGGGCGAGCGTCTCGTCGGCGGTGCCGACCCGGAAGGTCAGCCCGGCGTGCATCGGCCCGCCGGTGGGGGCGAGCAGCGTGGGCACCCCGTCCACGTCCAGGTGCTGGATCACGACCGACCACCCTTCGCGTACGCCTCGGCGCGGTACCTGGTGAAGCCCTCGGCCCCGTCCACATAGGTCCAGGGGTATTCCGTGCCCAGGTTGCCCAGGACGGTGAACTGGCTCGCCGCGGCGGACCACTGCCCGGTCAGACTGAACATCAGTGCGAACGTCGACCGGACCCACACCCAGTCCGCTCGGTCGACATAGTCGGGGTGCAGCACCGAGCGCTGTCCGGCCTGCATGATCTCGTCCACCACGGGCGTGCTGCGCAGGTACTCCGTGCGCTCCCGTTCGGTGTCGAAGTCCAGCCAGCGTTCCAGGTGCGCCTCGGCGACGAGCGCGGCGTTGGGTGCCCCGTCGGGCGCGGACTCGGCGCACTCGCGGGCGAAACCGAAGGTCCGGTCCCAGTCGCCGCTCCACTTCGGGCAGAGTTGCTGGAGCAGGCTGGCCTGCGCGGGCAGGTGGTGGGGATGGTGTCGGGCGAGCCGGTCGTAGCGGCGACGTGCCTCGTTCTGGCCGAGTTGCAGGCCCCGGGCGAGGGTGATCCGTTGGGTCCAGGCCGCCGCGTCGTCCTCGTGCCGGGCGGTGACGTCGATGAGCACCTGCTCGGCACGCCGCAGGTGCTCGTGGAACTGCTCGAACTGGCTGCGGCTGACGTGCTCGGCCCGGGCGGCGCTGCGGATCCGCCAGCCGGTGCGGATGAGGCAGTTGCCGAGCAGCGTCCCGGCGAGGGCGTCGGTGGGGTCCTCGTCGTACGCCCGCCGTAGGAACGGTTCGGTCCCTTCCTGGTCACCGGCGGCGTCGACCAGCAGTGTCCGGGTGGCGGGGTCGCGGTCGGCGAACAGCGCGCGGACGGCGGGCCAGTCGGCGGCGTCGAGCGCCTTCCGCAGGTCGTTGACCTCCGGGTACGCGGCACCAGCATCGAAGGTGGGGGCTGGCAGGGGGGCGGGCATGGCGGGATCATAGGTGATCAACAAGGGCTTCGTGGCCCCCGTTTCGGGCCGGGCTCAGCGGGCGCGCAGCTCTTCCAGCACCGCTCCGGCGGCACGCCAGCCGCTGGCGAGGGCGCCCTGGATGGACGGGCTGTCCCGGTGGTCACCGGCCACGAACAGCCCCTCCCCCAGCGACACGGGTTTGCGCAGCCGTCCCTGCGGTGGCGGCGCGGCGGGTAGCGCCTGCGGGACGGCCACTGTGGTGAGGTGGGTCCAGTCGGCGGTGGACTGACCGTACAGCCGGGTCAACTCGGTCCGGATGGTCGGCTCGGGTGGGGCGGCCGGGCCGACCACGGAGGTGGCGATCAGGTGCCGTCCGGCGGGGGCGTAGGTCGGTGCGGCATTGCTGAGCACCACAGTGTTCGCCACGATCTCGCGCCGGTCGCCGTCGACGAGCAGGATCGGTTCGGTGAGCGGCGGCTCGGGCGCGCTGTGGTAGTAGGTGGTGTAGCTGTGCATGCGTACCGTCGTCAGGGCCGGAAGCAGCGCGGGCGCGGCGGGCGGGTCGACGGCGACCACGACGGCTCGGCAGCGGATGTCGCCGGCCTGGGTGCGGACCCGGCCGGGGGCGACCTCCGCGACCGGGGTGTCCAGGTCGAGCAGGTCGGCGGGGAGCGGGTCGGCGATGGCCCGGGGCAGCGCGGCCATCCCCTCGGCGGGCAGCCCGATGCGGCCCCGGGCGAAGGAGCGCAACACCATCGCGAGTACGTGGCTGGAGGTGGCCAGTTCTCGATCGATGAACACGCCGGACAGGAAGGGTCGTAGCAGTTCCTCGATGATCGCGTCGGAGAGGCCCGCCCGGCGGAGCGCCGTCTCGGCACTGGTTTCCGGGGCGGCGAGCAGCCGGGCCGCCGGCAGGGTGGCGCAACCGGCGGCGAGCGCGGCGAAGCGCAGCCGGTCGCGCAGCGAGCCGACGCCGGCGAGCGCGGTGCCCGGGCCTCCGGTCGGTTCGCGCAGCGGGTTGACCAGCCGCAACAGGTCGTCGCCCTTTCGCACCAGCACCCCGGAGGTGAAGTACCCGAGGTCGAGGCGGTCGGTGTCGAGCAGCGTGCCGAGGCGTGGGTAGGCGGTGTTGAGCACTTGGAACCCACGGTCGATGAGGTAGCCGTCGACGACGTCGGTGGCGACCCGGCCGCCGAGTCGACCGCCGGCCTCCAGCAGCCGCCAGGGCACCCCGGCACGGTGCAGCCGGCGGGCGGCAGCGAGCCCGGCCAGGCCGCCGCCGACGACGACCACGTCGGTCTCAGCCAGCATCACGCGCCTCCCGCTCACCGTTCGCCCGGGACAACCGGCCCGGCCACCAGATCTTCGGCCCGATGTCGTACGCCAGTGCGGGCACCAGCAGCGACCGGACGATGATGGTGTCGATCAGTACCCCGATCGCGACGGCCGTACCCAACTCGACCAACACCACCAGCGGCAGGACGGCGAGGGCGGAGAACGTCGCGGCGAGCACGATGCCGGCAGAGGTGATCACCCCGCCGGTGACGGCGAGGCCGGCGAGCACGCCGGCGCGGGTGCCCCGCCGGACCGACTCCTCGCGGACCCGGCTCATCAGGAAGATGTTGTAGTCGATGCCGAGGGCGACCAGGAACACGAACGCGAACAGCGGGAACGACGAGTCCACGCCGGGGAAGTCGAAGACGTGGCGGAACAGCAGCGCACAGAGGCCGAGGGTCGCCGCGAAGCTGAGCAGGACGGTGGCGATCAGCAGCACCGGGGCGAGCAGCGCCCGCAGCAGCAGGGCCAGGATCACCGCGATGACCACCAGCACCACCGGGATGATGACGTTCTGGTCGCGCTTCGCGGCGTCCGAGGTGTCCACGTTGATGGCGGTGAAGCCACCGACCACGGCGTCCGCGCCGGGCACCTGGTGTACGGCGACGCGCAGCTCACGGATTGTCCGCTCCGCGCCGTCGCTGTCGGGTGGGTCGCTGAGGGTGGCCTCCAGTTGCACCCGCCCGTCGACGACCTTCGGCGGGGCGTTCGGGTTCGGTGGGCCGGTCTGCGGGCCGGCGGGCAGGGGCCGGACGTCGGCGACACCGCGTACGCCCTGTGCCACCTGGGCGACCTGCCGGGCGGCCTGTTCGGTGGTGAAGATGGTGGCCGGGCTGCCCGTCCCGGCCGGGTAGTGCCGGGAGATCACCTCCTGGCCGTCGACCGAGTCGACGCGTTGGGTGAACAGGTCGGACTGGCCGAGCGTGGTCGCGCCGAGCTGGGTGAGCCCGAGCGTGAGGACTGCCAGCACGACGGCGGTGCTCAGCCAGACCGGTCGGGCGTGCCGGGCCACGAAGCCGGCGATGCGACTCCAGATGCCGTGCTCCATGCGCGGGTCGGCCTGGTCCTCGCGGGGCCGTCGGGGCCAGAACGCCCAACGACCGCCGAGGACCAGCAGCGCGGGCAGGAACGTGAGCATCACCAGCAGGGTGGCGGCGATGCCGATGGCGGCGACCGGGCCGAGCGCCCGGTTGGAGTTGAGGCTGGACAGCAGCAGGCAGAGCAGGCTGACGATGACCGTGCCGCCGGAGGCGATGATGGCCGGCGCGGCTCCCTTCCAGGCGGCACGCATGGCGGCCCAGGGTCGGGCGTGGCGGTGCAGCTCCTCGCGGTAACGGGCGATCAGCAGCAACGCGTAGTCGGTGCCGGCGCCGAAGACCAGCACGGTGAGGATGCCCTGGGCCTGCCCGTTGAGCTTGACCACGTCGGCGTCGGCGAGCAGGTAGACGAAGACCGAGGCGAGGGCGTACGACATCCCGGCGGCCAGCAGCGGAAAGATCCAGAGCACCGGGCTGCGGTAGACGACCAACAGGATGATCAGCACTACGACCAGGGTGACCAGCAGCAGTGGCCCGTCGATGGCGGAGAACACCTCGATCAGGTCGGCGAGCAGACCGGCCGGGCCGGAGACGTCCACGGCGAGGCCGTCCCGGTCGCTGCCGGTGATGTCGCGGAGCTGCTCGACCACCGTGCCGATCTCCTCACCCTCGGCGTCGTCCACCGGTACGACGACCTGGAGGGCCTGGCCGTCCTCACTGGGAATGGGCGGTGGCAGCGGCGTGACCACGCCGGGCACCTGGGCGAACCGGGCGGCGTCCGCGCTGACCCGCTGCCGGTCCGCGTCGGTGATCCCGGAGGGTCGCTCGTAGACGACCAGAGCCGGGATGGTCTGCCGGTCGACAAACTGACCGGCGAGGTCCTGGGCCCGGGTCGCCTCGGCGTCGGTGGGCAGGAAGGCGGCGTTGTCGTTGGTGGCGACCTCACTGAGGCGTCCGGCGAACGGGCCGGCGACACCGCCGATCACCAGCCAGGCCAGCACGACCACCACCGCGACCAGTGTGGCCCTGCCACCTCGTCCGGACATGCGTACTCACCCCACGGATCGGCACGTCGATCGACGCAGCGGAAGCCTGGGTCGACATCGACCATCCTGCCGGGCACCGGAGCACCAAGCGGCCCAAACCTCTCATTCTGCCCGCGCCCCGCGCCCCGCGCCCCGCGCCCCGCGCCCCGCGCCCCGCGCCCCGCGCCCCGCGCCCCGCGCCCCGCGCCCCGCGCCCCGCGCCCCGCGCCCCGCGCCCCGCGCCCCGCGCCCCGCGCCCCGCGCCCCGCGCCCCGCGCCCCGCGCCCCGCGCCCCGCGCCAAGATCATGCACAAACCAGGAAGTAGTGGCCTCACCAACACACCGACACCACTACAACAAGGAACGAGCACGATCTTGCCGGCCGGGTGCTGCGGAACGTGGGCACACGAAGACGCCCGCCGGCACCGGGCCGACGGGCGTTGAGCGGAGAAGCTCCCCCGATTGGACTCGAACCAATAACCTGCCGGTTAACAGCCGGCTGCTCTGCCAATTGAGCTACAGGGGATCGTGCACCGCCCGGAATCGGATCTCGCCGACGCCGTGCGACGGGACAAGAGTACAGGACTTTCCCCGGTGGCGGTCCAGCGGGTTCCACCCCACCGCTCGTTGATCAAGACGAGCAGGTCAGGGTCGAGGACGCATCGACAAACGGGGTAAATCGTCATCCCGGCCCAGACATGCTTGAGCGGGGAGCAGGATGGGTAGTTAGCTGCGGACAGAGGACGCAGGCGCGAACAGGTCGCCTTCCGACGGGGCAACTCAACGGGGGCGACGGCGCGTCAGGTACGGAAGGAGCCGCCATGCGCGGAAAGATCATGTTTCTTGGCGGGCTGGCTGCGGGATTCGTCCTGGGCGCCCGTGCCGGCCGGGAGAAGTACGAAGAGCTGGTGGTCCGGGGCCGTAAGGTGCTCGACCACCCGACCGTCCAGGAGGCGGCCGGAGTCGCGCAGGCCCAGGCGAACAAGCTCTACAGCGAGGGCAAGGACAAGCTCGGCCAGACCAAGCTGGGCGAGAAGCTGGGCAACGGCAACGGCAGCACCGGCAAGCAGGAGCTGACCGCCGCCGACGACGCGTTCGCCGGCACGCCCGCCACGGTGGGCGCCAAGGCGGGCACCAGCACGGTCGGCACGACCTCCGGGTCGCCGTCGTCCACGAACCCCCGCACCAAGCCGTCCGGCTCGGGCACGAACGCCAGCACGCTCTGACCCACCGCACCACGACGGGCCGGTCGCCGCAGGGCGACCGGCCCGTGGTCTGTCCGAGGTGCGGTCAGTCCTTGCTGCTGAACGCCGCGTCGAAGGCGGCACTCGGAGCGTCGAAGGCGAGCCGGCGGACGAACTGCAACGCCTCCGGGGCACCGACGAGCCGGTCCATCCCGGCGTCCTCCCACTCGACCGAGATCGGGCCGTCGTAACCGATCGCGTTCAACGCGCGGAAGCAGTCCTCCCAGGGCACGTCGCCGTGCCCGGTGGAGACGAAGTCCCACCCGCGGCGCAGGTCGGCCCAGGGCAGGTGCGAGGCGAGCCGGCCACGCCGGCCGTCCCCGGTGCGCACCTTGGCGTCCTTGCAGTCCACGTGGTAGATCCGGTCGGCGAAGTCGAAGATGAAGTTCACCGGGTCCAGCTCCTGCCACACGAAGTGCGACGGGTCCCAGTTCAGCCCGAACGCGGGCCGGTTGCCGATCGCCTCGAGCGTCCGCTTGGTCGTCCAGTAGTCGTACGCGATCTCGCTGGGGTGCACCTCGTGCGCGAACCGCACCCCGACCTCGTCGAACACGTCGAGGATCGGGTTCCACCGGTCGGCGAAGTCCTGGTAGCCGCGCTCGATCATCGACGGCGGCACCGGCGGGAACATCGCCAGCGTGTGCCAGATCGACGAGCCGGTGAAGCCGACGACCGTCTTCACCCCGAGCTTCGCGGCCGCCCGCGCGGTGTCCTTGATCTCCTCCGCGGCCCGCTGACGGACCCCTTCGGGCTCCCCGTCGCCCCAGATCCGGGCGGGCAGGATGTCCTGGTGCCGCTCGTCGATCGGGTGGTCACAGACCGCCTGACCGACCAGGTGGTTGGAGATCGTGAAGACCTGGAGGTTGTGCTTCGCCAGGGTCTCCCGCTTGCGCTCGACGTAGGAGTCGTCGGCGAGTGCCTTGTCGACCTCGAAGTGGTCGCCCCAGCAGGCGATCTCCAGACCGTCGTAGCCCCACTCGGAGGCGAGCCGGCAAACCTCCTCGAACGGAAGGTCGGCCCACTGGCCGGTGAAGAGCGTGATGGGTCGCGCCATTGTTCTTCTCCCCTGTTGTCATGGGGGATTCCAGGTGCGGACCGGGGCGAGGGTGACCGGACGTACGCGACGCCGAGCGGTCACCGGTGGGTGCGGAACACACCTGGGCCCGCGGGTTGCGCCTCCCGCCGGGTCACCGGCCACCAGCACGGTCGCCGACCCCACCTTATTTCCGTGGCACCCCATCGCGAAAGCCCCGCAGCCCGATCATCACTCGGCCACCTCCTCGGGCGCGGGCAGCGCGACCCGTACGGTGAAGCCGCCACCGGCACGTGGGCCGGCGGAGAACGTGCCGCCGAGCCGCTCGGCGCGTCTGCGTACCCCGAGCAGACCCTGCCCGGTGTGGTGGGCGCGCCCGCCCGACGGCGCTGGAGCGGCGCCCTCGTCGCGTACCTCGATGGTGATGCCCGTGGTGTCGTAGCGCAGGCGGACCGCGACCGGCGCGCCCGGGGCGTGCCGGCACGCGTTGGTGAGGGCCTCCTCGATGATCCGGTACGCCACGACGTCGACCGGCCCGGGCAGCGGCCGAGGGTACCCGGTCAGACTCCAGCGCACCGGCTGGCCTGCGGCGAAGCCCTCCACCAGCGCGTCGAGACGATTCAGGCTGGGTGCGGGACCGGTCGACGCGTCGGACTCCTCGGCCCCGTGCAGCAGCCGGTGCCCGTGCGCCTGCACCATCCGGCGCCACTGCGCCATACGCCCCATGCTGGTCAAGGTACGGCAGTGGCCTGTGAGCCGGGCCCCGGGCGGTGTCCGGCGCGGGGGCCGTAACCGCGGCGTGAGCGTCATACCTGTGCACGACGCGCAGGTATGACGCTCACCGGGGCACTGCCTCGGGAGGAGCCGCCGCCAGGTCGGGTCGTGACGGCGGCTCCTCCCGGCTCAGCCGGTCAGGGCAGGGTCCACTTCTGGTTGGCCGCATTCAGGCAGGTCCAGAGGTGTACGACGGTGCTGTCCGCCGAGTTGTTACCGGAGACGTCCAGGCACTTGCCGGACGACGGGTTACGCAGGGTGCCGTCGGACGCCGCCGCCCAGTTCTGCGCCCCGCTGCCGTTGCAGGTCCAGAGCTGGATCTTGGTGCCGTTGGCGGTGCCGCTGCCGTTGACGTCGAGGCACTTGCCGAGCGCCTTGATCGTCGAGTTCGGCGTCACGGTCCAGGTCTGCGCCGCGCTGCTGTTGCACGTGTAGATCTGGATCTGGGTGCCGTCGGCGGTGCCGCCGCTGCGCACGTCCAGGCACTTGCCGGCCAGGCCCTTGATCGGGCCGACCCCGGTGCCGCCCCCGCTGCCCTTGACCAGGGTGAAGTCGTCCACGTCGAAGAGGCCCGTGCCGCTACCGGTGAAGGTGAGGTAGAGGTTCTGGGTGCCGGACGGGACGTTGGACAGGGCCGTGGTGACGTTGGCGAAGGTCGTCCAGCTGCCGGTGTTCGGCACCGCGACAGTGCCGAGCACCGGGCCGGTGGCCGAGCCGGTGCGCACCTGGATGGTGCCGCCCGCGCCACCGGAGACGACCCGGGACGTGAACGAGGTGACCCCGGTCAGGTTG is a window of Micromonospora sp. WMMD961 DNA encoding:
- a CDS encoding insulinase family protein, coding for MIQHLDVDGVPTLLAPTGGPMHAGLTFRVGTADETLARSGVTHLIEHLALARLGLADYHVNGATAPAFTTFHTQGSESDIAAFLTAVCGHLSDLPVARLDVEKEILRTEWSSRGSAAVDDIPLWRYGARDFGLSSYPEWGLGALTADDLRQWTARWFTRENAVLWIAGDRVPAGLRLTLPGGVRQPVPVASSALPTTPAYFVSGTRAVVLDSVVRRSTAASTFAGVLERELYRSLRQDAGLSYTTTTGYEPRGDGYATLRALADALAEKQDAVLGGFIDVLAKMRVGRIEQADLDATIAKREDLLATTEVDAARLPGYALNLLTGQPNLTVDEYRAELKAVSITDLHDVVGEVMTSALLMVPGGHTADWAGFTAAPTHSADTVDGPTYRAREGAGGVRLGVDGVTYLRTDGHLTVRYADCAAMLAWPDGARQLIGTDAIVLHIEPTMLGLPPGTIQAIDAGVPADRHVTMPARSADQIPQPRPIERQPEPAKRSWWEVPVMVLSGLGTLLMGGFCLLLTIGMFVAEESSEDDAWFWGVIAVGWMLTVILALPIVLLKRRRR
- a CDS encoding NAD(P)/FAD-dependent oxidoreductase; the encoded protein is MLAETDVVVVGGGLAGLAAARRLHRAGVPWRLLEAGGRLGGRVATDVVDGYLIDRGFQVLNTAYPRLGTLLDTDRLDLGYFTSGVLVRKGDDLLRLVNPLREPTGGPGTALAGVGSLRDRLRFAALAAGCATLPAARLLAAPETSAETALRRAGLSDAIIEELLRPFLSGVFIDRELATSSHVLAMVLRSFARGRIGLPAEGMAALPRAIADPLPADLLDLDTPVAEVAPGRVRTQAGDIRCRAVVVAVDPPAAPALLPALTTVRMHSYTTYYHSAPEPPLTEPILLVDGDRREIVANTVVLSNAAPTYAPAGRHLIATSVVGPAAPPEPTIRTELTRLYGQSTADWTHLTTVAVPQALPAAPPPQGRLRKPVSLGEGLFVAGDHRDSPSIQGALASGWRAAGAVLEELRAR
- a CDS encoding MMPL family transporter → MSGRGGRATLVAVVVVLAWLVIGGVAGPFAGRLSEVATNDNAAFLPTDAEATRAQDLAGQFVDRQTIPALVVYERPSGITDADRQRVSADAARFAQVPGVVTPLPPPIPSEDGQALQVVVPVDDAEGEEIGTVVEQLRDITGSDRDGLAVDVSGPAGLLADLIEVFSAIDGPLLLVTLVVVLIILLVVYRSPVLWIFPLLAAGMSYALASVFVYLLADADVVKLNGQAQGILTVLVFGAGTDYALLLIARYREELHRHARPWAAMRAAWKGAAPAIIASGGTVIVSLLCLLLSSLNSNRALGPVAAIGIAATLLVMLTFLPALLVLGGRWAFWPRRPREDQADPRMEHGIWSRIAGFVARHARPVWLSTAVVLAVLTLGLTQLGATTLGQSDLFTQRVDSVDGQEVISRHYPAGTGSPATIFTTEQAARQVAQVAQGVRGVADVRPLPAGPQTGPPNPNAPPKVVDGRVQLEATLSDPPDSDGAERTIRELRVAVHQVPGADAVVGGFTAINVDTSDAAKRDQNVIIPVVLVVIAVILALLLRALLAPVLLIATVLLSFAATLGLCALLFRHVFDFPGVDSSFPLFAFVFLVALGIDYNIFLMSRVREESVRRGTRAGVLAGLAVTGGVITSAGIVLAATFSALAVLPLVVLVELGTAVAIGVLIDTIIVRSLLVPALAYDIGPKIWWPGRLSRANGEREARDAG
- a CDS encoding sugar phosphate isomerase/epimerase family protein, translated to MARPITLFTGQWADLPFEEVCRLASEWGYDGLEIACWGDHFEVDKALADDSYVERKRETLAKHNLQVFTISNHLVGQAVCDHPIDERHQDILPARIWGDGEPEGVRQRAAEEIKDTARAAAKLGVKTVVGFTGSSIWHTLAMFPPVPPSMIERGYQDFADRWNPILDVFDEVGVRFAHEVHPSEIAYDYWTTKRTLEAIGNRPAFGLNWDPSHFVWQELDPVNFIFDFADRIYHVDCKDAKVRTGDGRRGRLASHLPWADLRRGWDFVSTGHGDVPWEDCFRALNAIGYDGPISVEWEDAGMDRLVGAPEALQFVRRLAFDAPSAAFDAAFSSKD
- a CDS encoding ATP-binding protein → MAQWRRMVQAHGHRLLHGAEESDASTGPAPSLNRLDALVEGFAAGQPVRWSLTGYPRPLPGPVDVVAYRIIEEALTNACRHAPGAPVAVRLRYDTTGITIEVRDEGAAPAPSGGRAHHTGQGLLGVRRRAERLGGTFSAGPRAGGGFTVRVALPAPEEVAE